Proteins encoded together in one Bacteroides ovatus window:
- a CDS encoding DUF3352 domain-containing protein — protein MKLRTIVKIAITSSVVLLCSGFALYSFFRLSAAEGQKDFDLYELVPSTTSAVFVTDDVLEFVAEVDDLTCSKNQQYLYVSKLFSYLKQSLYALSEDTPHGLSRQMNQMLISFHEPDNERNQVLYCRLGNGDKELVNRFVRKYISSLYPPKTFVYKGEEIIIYPMADGDFLACYLTSDFMALSFQKKLIENVIDAYKSDKSLADDPTFTGVRAPKKSVAAATIYARMKGMMGWTEFDMKMKDDFIYFSGITHDADTCFAFINQLRQQQSVKGFPGEALPSTAFYFSRQGITDWASLLSYGNAQEQNGAVRTSEVQNRDKEFSRYLMENAGQDLVVCLFQREDTLQDAAAVLSLSVADVTEAERMLRAFVNTAPADEGRKTPRITFCYTVNKAYLVYRLPQTTLFKQLTSFVELTLDVYAAFYGGRLLLAPDEDSLSHYIRQLDKGEVLNGAMAYQTGMDHLSDSYHFMLMADFDHVFRQSENHVRFVPDFFLRNADFFRNFTLFVQFACTDGVVYPNIVLKYKSE, from the coding sequence ATGAAACTTCGTACGATAGTGAAAATAGCGATCACGTCTTCTGTTGTACTTTTGTGCTCAGGTTTCGCATTGTACTCTTTTTTTAGACTGTCGGCGGCCGAAGGGCAGAAAGATTTTGATCTTTATGAACTGGTTCCATCCACCACTTCAGCCGTATTTGTTACCGATGATGTGCTCGAGTTTGTAGCGGAGGTCGATGATCTGACTTGTAGTAAAAATCAGCAATATCTTTATGTATCCAAACTTTTTTCTTATCTGAAACAAAGCCTTTATGCCCTCTCGGAAGATACTCCCCATGGCTTGAGTCGGCAAATGAATCAGATGCTGATTAGTTTCCACGAACCGGATAACGAACGGAACCAGGTACTTTATTGCAGATTGGGAAATGGAGATAAGGAATTGGTAAACAGGTTTGTGCGTAAATATATATCTTCGCTTTATCCACCGAAAACGTTTGTTTACAAAGGAGAGGAAATAATCATTTACCCGATGGCAGATGGTGATTTTCTAGCCTGCTATCTGACGTCTGATTTTATGGCGTTAAGTTTTCAGAAAAAACTGATTGAAAACGTTATTGATGCATATAAGAGTGACAAATCATTGGCGGATGATCCGACCTTTACAGGAGTGCGTGCTCCGAAAAAAAGTGTAGCGGCCGCCACAATCTATGCCCGAATGAAAGGGATGATGGGATGGACGGAATTTGACATGAAGATGAAAGATGATTTTATCTATTTCTCCGGCATCACACATGATGCAGACACTTGCTTTGCATTTATAAACCAACTTCGCCAGCAGCAATCAGTCAAAGGCTTCCCGGGTGAAGCACTACCCTCCACTGCTTTCTATTTTAGCAGACAGGGGATTACGGACTGGGCGTCTTTGCTTTCTTATGGAAATGCGCAGGAGCAGAACGGGGCAGTCCGCACGAGTGAAGTGCAGAATAGAGATAAGGAATTTTCCCGCTATCTGATGGAAAATGCCGGGCAAGACCTGGTTGTCTGTCTCTTCCAGCGTGAAGATACGTTGCAGGATGCAGCGGCAGTCTTGAGCCTGTCTGTGGCAGATGTGACGGAAGCTGAAAGGATGCTTCGTGCCTTTGTCAATACTGCTCCGGCAGATGAAGGAAGAAAAACTCCCCGTATTACTTTTTGTTATACTGTAAATAAGGCATACTTGGTCTATCGGTTGCCTCAAACAACATTGTTTAAACAACTGACCAGTTTTGTTGAACTGACTTTGGATGTGTATGCAGCATTTTATGGCGGACGTTTGTTACTCGCTCCGGATGAGGATAGCCTGTCGCATTATATTCGCCAACTGGATAAAGGGGAAGTGCTTAATGGGGCAATGGCTTATCAGACGGGTATGGATCACCTGTCTGATTCATATCATTTTATGCTGATGGCGGATTTCGATCACGTGTTCCGGCAATCGGAAAATCACGTCCGTTTCGTACCGGATTTCTTCCTGCGCAATGCAGACTTTTTCCGTAATTTTACACTCTTTGTCCAGTTTGCCTGTACCGATGGAGTAGTATATCCCAATATTGTTTTGAAATATAAATCAGAATAA
- a CDS encoding DUF4348 domain-containing protein, with protein MKKLIAGVILLGILSSCGNKKTNIDPFASITKEVDSVRQIADSSHHDKSPEDPQPIQADESFDDFIYNFASDDVLQRQRVKFPLPYYNGDKKSNIEERNWKHDDLFTKQHYYTLLFDREEDMDLVGDTSLTSVQVEWMFVKTRMVKRYYFERIKGAWILEAINLRPIEQSDNENFVEFFGHFATDSLFQSQRVREPLAFVTSDPDDDFSILETTLDLNQWFAFKPVLPVDRLSNINYGQRNDDDSPTKILALKGIGNGFSNILYFRRKAGEWELYKFEDTSI; from the coding sequence ATGAAAAAACTAATTGCAGGGGTCATACTGCTCGGTATATTGAGCTCTTGTGGAAACAAGAAAACAAATATTGACCCCTTCGCATCTATTACTAAAGAGGTGGATTCAGTCCGGCAGATAGCCGATTCTAGCCACCATGATAAATCGCCGGAAGATCCGCAGCCTATACAGGCGGATGAATCTTTCGATGATTTTATTTACAATTTTGCTTCCGATGATGTGTTACAGCGTCAGCGTGTGAAATTTCCATTGCCCTACTACAATGGAGATAAGAAGTCAAACATCGAGGAACGCAACTGGAAGCATGACGACTTGTTTACCAAGCAGCATTATTATACACTGCTGTTTGATAGAGAAGAAGACATGGATCTAGTAGGAGATACCTCCCTCACTTCTGTGCAGGTAGAGTGGATGTTCGTGAAAACACGAATGGTGAAAAGATACTATTTTGAACGTATCAAAGGTGCATGGATACTGGAGGCAATCAACCTGCGGCCCATTGAACAAAGTGATAATGAAAACTTTGTTGAGTTTTTCGGACATTTTGCAACGGATAGTCTTTTTCAGAGTCAGCGTGTGCGGGAGCCGTTGGCTTTTGTAACCAGTGATCCGGACGATGATTTCTCCATTTTGGAGACAACCCTCGATCTTAATCAGTGGTTTGCCTTCAAACCGGTACTTCCTGTCGACCGCCTTTCTAATATTAATTACGGACAGCGGAATGACGATGATTCGCCCACGAAAATCCTGGCGTTGAAAGGTATCGGAAATGGTTTTTCCAATATCCTTTATTTCCGCCGGAAAGCCGGAGAATGGGAATTGTATAAGTTTGAAGATACAAGTATCTGA
- a CDS encoding MBL fold metallo-hydrolase — MKVRIIGSGTSTGVPQIGCTCPVCTSTDPKDNRLRASAIVETDDARILIDCGPDFRTQVLRLPFEKIDGVLITHEHYDHVGGLDDLRPFCRFGSVPIYAENYVAQGLRLRMPYCFVDHRYPGVPDIPLQEISVGQAFSVNHTEVLPLRVMHGRLPILGYRIGQLGYITDMLTMPEESYEQLAGIDVLVVNALRIATHPTHQNLEEALAVAQRIQAKKTYFIHMSHDMGLHAEVEKSLPENIHLAFDGLDIYL; from the coding sequence GTGAAAGTAAGAATCATTGGAAGTGGAACATCGACGGGAGTACCCCAAATCGGCTGTACATGTCCGGTTTGTACTTCTACCGATCCGAAAGATAACCGATTGCGTGCATCTGCTATTGTTGAGACAGATGATGCGCGAATTTTGATAGATTGCGGTCCGGATTTCCGGACACAGGTATTGCGTCTTCCTTTTGAGAAGATAGATGGTGTGCTCATTACGCATGAACATTATGACCATGTGGGTGGGTTGGACGATTTGCGTCCGTTTTGCCGGTTTGGTTCAGTGCCTATTTATGCGGAAAATTATGTGGCACAAGGCTTGCGCTTGCGTATGCCCTATTGTTTTGTTGACCATCGTTATCCGGGAGTTCCCGACATTCCTTTGCAGGAAATCTCGGTGGGACAGGCTTTTTCAGTTAACCACACGGAGGTGCTTCCTTTACGTGTGATGCATGGTCGATTGCCTATTCTGGGATATCGTATCGGGCAATTAGGTTATATCACTGATATGCTGACCATGCCCGAAGAATCCTATGAACAATTGGCGGGAATAGATGTTTTGGTAGTGAATGCACTTCGGATTGCCACGCATCCTACTCATCAGAATTTGGAAGAAGCATTGGCAGTGGCGCAGCGCATTCAGGCAAAGAAGACGTACTTTATACACATGAGTCATGATATGGGCTTGCATGCGGAGGTTGAAAAGAGCCTTCCGGAAAATATTCACCTGGCATTCGACGGATTGGATATCTATCTTTGA
- a CDS encoding 3'-5' exonuclease has product MKLNLKNPIVFFDLETTGTNINTDRIVEICYLKVYPNGNEEAKTLRINPEMHIPEASSAIHGIYDADVVDCPTFKEVAKNIARDIEGCDLAGFNSNRFDIPVLAEEFLRAGVDIDMTKRKFVDVQVIFHKMEQRTLSAAYKFYCDKNLEDAHTAEADTRATYEVLKAQLDRYSDLQNDIAFLADYSSFSKNVDFAGRMVYDDNGVEVFNFGKYKGMSVAEVLKKDPGYYSWILNSDFTLNTKAALTKIRLREMSNLITK; this is encoded by the coding sequence ATGAAATTAAACCTGAAAAATCCCATTGTTTTTTTTGATTTAGAAACAACCGGAACCAATATCAACACAGACCGAATTGTTGAAATCTGCTATCTGAAAGTATATCCGAATGGAAATGAAGAAGCAAAAACATTACGTATCAATCCTGAAATGCATATCCCGGAAGCATCTTCTGCTATACATGGCATTTATGATGCCGACGTAGTCGATTGCCCTACTTTCAAAGAAGTGGCGAAAAACATAGCCAGGGACATTGAAGGTTGCGATTTGGCAGGATTTAATTCCAATCGTTTTGATATTCCTGTCCTTGCTGAAGAGTTCCTTCGCGCCGGAGTGGACATTGATATGACGAAACGCAAATTTGTAGACGTACAGGTGATCTTCCACAAAATGGAACAACGCACCTTGTCTGCTGCCTATAAATTCTATTGCGACAAGAATCTGGAAGATGCACACACTGCCGAAGCAGATACACGGGCCACTTACGAAGTGCTGAAAGCACAGCTCGACCGTTACTCCGATCTTCAGAATGATATTGCGTTCCTGGCAGATTATTCAAGTTTCAGCAAGAATGTAGACTTTGCCGGACGCATGGTGTACGATGATAATGGGGTGGAAGTGTTCAACTTCGGAAAATATAAAGGAATGTCTGTAGCCGAGGTTTTGAAGAAAGATCCCGGATATTACAGTTGGATTTTGAATAGTGATTTCACGTTGAACACTAAGGCGGCATTGACAAAAATCCGTTTGCGTGAAATGAGTAATTTGATTACAAAATAA
- the murB gene encoding UDP-N-acetylmuramate dehydrogenase, with amino-acid sequence MYSLLPYNTFGIDVSAARFLEYSSVEELKKLIVQGAIVTPFLHIGGGSNLLFTKDYDGLILHSRIEGIEVTEEDEHSVSVRVGAGVVWDDFVAYCVEHGWYGTENLSLIPGEVGASAVQNIGAYGVEVKDLITAVETVNIQAEERVYSVEECGYTYRNSIFKRPENKSAFVTYVRFRLSKKEHYTLDYGTIRQELEKYPALTLSVVRKVIIDIRESKLPDPKVMGNAGSFFMNPIVPKEKLEALQQEYPRIPYYELAEDRVKIPAGWMIDQCGWKGKALGPAAVHDKQALVLVNLGGAKGSDILALSDAVRASVHEKFGIDIHPEVNLIN; translated from the coding sequence ATGTATTCTCTTTTGCCCTACAATACATTCGGCATCGATGTCAGTGCCGCTCGTTTTTTAGAATATTCTTCGGTTGAAGAACTGAAGAAGCTGATTGTGCAAGGTGCCATTGTGACACCTTTTTTGCATATTGGTGGCGGCAGTAACCTGCTGTTTACCAAAGATTACGACGGGTTGATACTCCATTCCCGCATTGAAGGAATCGAAGTGACGGAGGAAGATGAACACTCTGTGTCGGTACGAGTGGGAGCGGGAGTAGTATGGGATGACTTCGTTGCATATTGCGTAGAACATGGATGGTATGGAACGGAGAACCTGTCGCTCATCCCCGGTGAGGTCGGAGCGAGCGCGGTACAGAACATCGGAGCTTATGGCGTTGAAGTGAAAGATCTGATAACAGCTGTGGAAACGGTGAACATTCAAGCTGAAGAACGCGTTTATTCGGTGGAAGAGTGTGGATATACCTACCGCAACAGTATCTTTAAACGCCCGGAAAACAAGTCGGCTTTTGTCACCTATGTCCGTTTCCGACTTAGTAAAAAAGAACATTATACGTTAGATTATGGAACCATTCGTCAGGAGCTTGAAAAATATCCGGCATTGACGCTTTCTGTTGTACGGAAAGTGATAATTGATATTCGTGAGAGCAAGTTGCCCGACCCGAAGGTAATGGGAAATGCCGGCAGCTTCTTTATGAATCCCATTGTGCCGAAAGAAAAACTGGAAGCCCTGCAGCAGGAATATCCCCGGATACCTTACTATGAGCTGGCAGAAGATCGGGTGAAAATTCCGGCAGGATGGATGATCGACCAATGCGGCTGGAAAGGTAAGGCCTTAGGTCCGGCTGCCGTACATGATAAACAAGCGCTGGTGTTAGTGAATCTTGGTGGAGCAAAAGGTAGCGATATTCTTGCGCTTTCAGATGCAGTCCGAGCCTCTGTTCATGAGAAGTTCGGCATTGATATCCACCCGGAAGTTAACTTAATAAATTGA
- a CDS encoding DUF3127 domain-containing protein, with product MEFTGKIIAILQPKGGVSKATGNEWKAQEFVIESHDQYPRKMCFEVFGADKIDQFNIQMGEELTVSFDIDSNQWQDRWFNRIRAWKVERVSVGAPMATGGSVPPAAPSAMPEFTPGDAKDDLPF from the coding sequence ATGGAATTTACAGGAAAAATCATCGCTATCCTCCAGCCCAAAGGAGGAGTTTCAAAAGCTACCGGCAACGAGTGGAAAGCGCAAGAGTTTGTTATCGAAAGTCACGACCAATATCCACGCAAAATGTGCTTCGAAGTATTTGGGGCAGATAAAATAGATCAGTTCAACATTCAAATGGGCGAAGAACTGACTGTTTCATTCGACATCGATTCTAACCAATGGCAAGACCGCTGGTTCAACAGAATCCGTGCATGGAAAGTAGAACGTGTCAGCGTAGGTGCCCCAATGGCTACAGGCGGTTCCGTTCCTCCCGCAGCTCCGTCGGCAATGCCGGAATTTACTCCGGGCGACGCAAAAGACGATCTGCCATTCTAA
- the dnaN gene encoding DNA polymerase III subunit beta — protein MKFIVSSTALSSHLQAISRVINSKNALPILDCFLFELEDGTLSVTVSDSETTMVTTVEVNESDTNGRFAVVAKTLLDALKEIPEQPLTFEINPDNYEITVQYQNGKYSLMGQNADEFPQSATLGDNAVRVEMEASVLLGGINRSVFATADDELRPVMNGIYFDITTEDITMVASDGHKLVRCKTLAAKGNERAAFILPKKPATLLKNLLPKEQGTVTIEFDERNAVFMLESYRMVCRLIEGRYPNYNSVIPQNNPHKVTVDRQQLVGALRRVSIFSSQASSLIKLRMQENQIVISAQDIDFSTSAEETQVCQYAGAAMSIGFKSTFLIDILNNISADEVVIELADPSRAGVIIPVEQEENEDLLMLLMPMMLND, from the coding sequence ATGAAATTTATCGTTTCAAGTACTGCTCTTTCCAGCCATTTACAGGCCATCAGCCGTGTGATTAATTCAAAAAATGCGCTGCCAATTCTCGATTGTTTCCTCTTCGAATTGGAAGACGGAACATTGTCTGTGACTGTATCCGACAGTGAAACAACGATGGTGACTACCGTAGAAGTGAATGAAAGCGATACAAACGGGCGTTTTGCCGTAGTAGCGAAAACATTGCTTGATGCACTGAAAGAAATCCCGGAACAACCACTTACATTTGAAATCAATCCGGATAATTATGAAATAACAGTGCAGTACCAGAACGGAAAATACAGCCTGATGGGGCAGAATGCGGATGAATTCCCGCAATCGGCTACACTGGGTGATAATGCAGTCCGTGTAGAAATGGAGGCTAGTGTACTTTTGGGAGGTATCAACCGTTCGGTGTTTGCTACTGCCGATGACGAACTTCGTCCGGTGATGAACGGTATTTATTTCGATATTACCACAGAAGACATCACAATGGTTGCTTCAGACGGTCATAAACTGGTGCGTTGCAAGACATTGGCAGCCAAAGGTAACGAGCGTGCAGCCTTCATCCTTCCAAAGAAACCGGCTACTTTGCTTAAGAATCTTTTGCCGAAAGAACAAGGCACAGTGACGATCGAATTCGATGAACGTAATGCTGTATTCATGCTCGAAAGCTACCGGATGGTTTGCCGCCTGATTGAAGGACGTTACCCGAACTACAACTCGGTAATTCCGCAGAACAACCCGCACAAAGTGACCGTAGACCGTCAACAGTTGGTAGGAGCTTTGCGTCGTGTGTCTATTTTCTCATCGCAGGCAAGCAGTTTGATTAAACTCCGTATGCAGGAAAACCAGATTGTGATTTCCGCACAAGATATTGACTTCTCTACTTCTGCCGAAGAAACACAAGTTTGCCAGTATGCAGGTGCAGCAATGAGCATCGGTTTCAAATCGACATTCCTCATCGATATCCTGAACAATATTTCAGCAGACGAAGTAGTCATCGAACTCGCAGATCCTTCACGTGCCGGAGTAATCATCCCGGTAGAGCAGGAAGAAAACGAAGACCTGCTGATGCTGCTGATGCCGATGATGCTAAATGATTAA
- a CDS encoding NAD-dependent epimerase/dehydratase family protein yields the protein MEHILIIGATGQIGSELTMELRKRYGNANVVAGYIPGAEPKGELKESGPSAIADVTDGEAITSVVKEYHIDTIYNLAALLSVVAESKPKLAWKIGIDGLWNVLEVAREQGCAVFTPSSIGSFGASTPHTKTPQDTIQRPRTMYGVTKVTTELLSDYYFNKYGVDTRAVRFPGIISNVTPPGGGTTDYAVDIYYSAVKGEKFVCPIKQGTLMDMMYMPDALNAAITLMEADPARLIHRNAFNIASMSFDPETIYQAIKKHVPQFEMIYDIDPLKQRIADSWPDSLDDTCAREEWGWKPAYNLESMTVDMLEKLREKLK from the coding sequence ATGGAACACATTTTGATTATTGGAGCTACCGGACAGATAGGGTCGGAGCTGACGATGGAGCTACGGAAACGTTACGGAAATGCAAATGTAGTAGCAGGTTATATTCCGGGTGCAGAACCTAAAGGGGAATTAAAGGAGTCCGGACCGTCGGCTATTGCTGATGTAACGGACGGAGAAGCGATCACATCTGTAGTAAAAGAGTATCACATCGATACGATTTATAATTTGGCTGCTCTGTTGTCCGTAGTTGCCGAGTCGAAACCCAAGCTGGCCTGGAAAATAGGCATCGATGGATTGTGGAATGTGCTGGAAGTGGCACGTGAACAAGGGTGCGCAGTGTTTACTCCGAGTTCAATCGGTTCGTTTGGCGCTAGTACGCCTCACACGAAAACACCGCAGGACACCATTCAACGTCCCCGTACCATGTATGGAGTCACTAAAGTAACGACAGAGTTATTGAGTGATTACTATTTTAATAAATACGGTGTCGATACCCGTGCTGTCCGTTTTCCGGGCATTATTTCGAATGTGACCCCTCCGGGAGGAGGTACGACCGATTATGCTGTCGATATTTACTACTCGGCAGTGAAAGGAGAAAAGTTTGTGTGCCCCATTAAGCAAGGCACTTTAATGGATATGATGTACATGCCGGATGCGCTGAATGCAGCAATCACACTGATGGAAGCCGATCCGGCAAGATTGATACACCGCAATGCTTTCAATATCGCTTCCATGAGTTTCGATCCGGAAACGATATATCAAGCTATCAAGAAGCATGTGCCGCAGTTTGAGATGATTTATGATATAGATCCTTTGAAGCAGCGCATAGCCGATAGCTGGCCCGATAGTCTGGATGATACCTGTGCTCGTGAAGAGTGGGGATGGAAGCCGGCCTACAATTTGGAAAGCATGACGGTGGATATGCTTGAAAAGTTAAGAGAGAAACTGAAATAA